The sequence CCAGATGGCAATAAGTCAGTAGAGTTTTTTACCTAATTCTCGATAAtcaacgagaccgtcataaataaccggaaattccgaagggcacgcaaaacgggcCCGAATGCCGGACGTCCGAGCGCGacagccctgaggaaaaccccGGTCGTTACATcacaaaaaacgcacccactccgatcaccacgcggtcccaaaacaggacgcgctcagggcgtaagggacaaggcggtgagaaggaaatggacaacgctgattgggaaaacccattcgcgggtcatccaatcaggaggtgtccagagcccttgccggaGACAAACATACTAGTATAAAAAGAGCGGTAGTTAGACGCTCGCCCTGATATATCACGGAAGGAAAAAGACTTGTAAGCTTGTGGTACACGCAACGCCGTTACTCTTACTACGACGATACGCTGCCCGAAGTGACTCTGCGCgatttgtctaataaagttagcagttacaccgcacgcaacaattatttatccgaACACCCCCAATAACCAAACATGTTTCATCTAAGGAGGGAGGGGAGCATACACCCGCTGGCACCAGTCGGCGGGTTCGCTCTTTATATTATGAGCCATGTACCTTTGAAGGAGTACGATGACGAATTTTCTGGAACCGAAGCATATATGAACATCCCAATTACCATTCGCCAAAAAAAATTTTGGTATATAAAGCACCCAAACGCGACCAAAAGCGGGCCAGTACGTATATCGTTACAAGGTTATAAGCCCTCCCCGACTCAGTGCGACAAAGTGAAAGCACGATCTAGAATCCGCGATACACTCACATACATGCAATTATCTATTTAGTTGTCAAATTCATTTATCCCCCTTCCTGATTGaaagcagtagttggtacaaaCTTACATAGATATATAGTGGCCCATAaaaatgttcgtacaccttttaaaacaattactttttcaaaactgaactaaatgacttgaattttttttagacgacagagagattagtctactagacgatgactaaaaagctttcttttaattttgaaaagaagaaattaaaaaccctcgatttttaacttttttatctgagcctataacgaaaatttagaaaataccCTCTTGTAAatttcggtaacttatatgcgtgctgaaaatttgatcggcatcggttaacccagagtcgagctacaggtgttgtaagattttaaaaactgcagatttcataCAGTTCTTGgtgaaaatcgtgataaaactgcgatttctgcgatctttaatttgttgtaactcgtaattGATATTACGAGATCTACCAAagacatttattaaatttttattatgctTATGTCGaggttaaatttatttttcgagtaaattactttcaatcgaatatacggcaagaccggttgcttcggGTGATTTGataattatctaattgaataattgaatttgatttctaatatacagttacggggtaattttcttagaaataaataattgagttatagttaattagtattatgattataataatataatttattttatttaggtttatttgattgaattatattgaactgttaattatgaattaatttacttcgttggagtgagaatatatatatacagggtgttccacaattattttaacagccgaaaattaggggtagctgaggtcatttgaagtaactttttcctttgcgaaaatgcaatccgcggctttgtttacgagttattaacgaaaaacactggccaatgagaggtgacggtgcgagagagagggtccgcaaGAGAGTCCGCAgtacgaggctttgacagaaggtcgggacggactcgagccgcgttcgaagtattgaataagtcacgaagcgagaactttccggattttttttactacataacagtgatattattaagaaaaacgctgttcacctttactttagaacgtctgaagaatatttactaatttttcggacccgaaataatatgaagtttaaccgtgacagccgttttaattttctggtgtgcatgacacctcgtgtgtaccatatgaaatttttatgcgaggtgtacagtgaagattaacgaatgatttgcaaagctgatttaataataaataatagcgttaagggacgtaaaggatttgtttattagagagatatgaaaaatattatcagtaagaaactcacccatttagttgaggatgcatttgctggctgaaattcacgatgtcgaagggcactgaccttgtacaacgtacagctgatctttcactgcactgtcaccaaacactgatcacttaattaatcactgataatccgaatcacttgtgaatatttaagaaagatcactgagactcgttcgcggataatcgtttattcgacgcgttcgttcggaagtcgacgtttcactgccaaaaaatcgaggcctcgaccgtgggcccttgatgttcgtctttcggccgtccgaggaaataacacccgataccattttcttcgaagcgcagggtaccgccaaatgaaataaacaagatatgccgagacgtaaactgtgtccgactcgctgtcaccctgcggtatcgagtgtcatttcctcggacggccgaacgacgaacaaggacccacagtcaaggcctgaatttttcggcagtgaaacgtcgacttccgaacgaacgcgtcgaataaacgattatccgcgaacgagtctcagtgatctttcttaatatccacaagtgattcggattatcagtaattaaataactgatcagtgtttggtgacagtgcagtgtaagtgaacttcgcaaataaccataccagaggttccaccgacagtatccctcgaatgttgcggtcatcgacctgggatcagcggtttgttgtacgaggtcagtacgtacgagacagcaaatgcatcctcgactaaatgggtgagtttcttatcgataatatttttcatatttctctaaaacacaaatcctttacgtcccttaacgcgattatttattattaaaccagctttgcaaatcattcgttgaattctgatTGTACACGGAATTAtacaaattaaaaagataattaaaagataattaaaaacactaactttattttaattaaccctgatacaaaaagtacaaaaatcacttttacttatattaatattactttcttcttctacaacacacgcacacacattttaaaatcattacatttattcttaaataaatactataacttataatcaggtaattccttttttcaaatatattaaattaagaaatcaataatatttataattcgtacaaataataaaattttccttattcagaatcctttcaatgtaaatgaaacacttattgttaaactaaaattttaataaaaacattTTCCCATACCTTTACtacgttacgacttattccatttataacgaaagtgacgggcaacagcccccacaaattacttaataccaaatcagtctttaaaaatttaaaaattattaaaattaacgaataacagtagtttaaccgttggtgctggcactaaatttaccattatttaatttaaattttttattcgaactttcatttaatagaaattaacaatatatttcgcgctccctcctcttcctcctcttccccctcttcctcctcttccccctctttctcctcttcctcttcttttttcattgcccctcttctgggggccataaacagttctcttgaaaagttttttcagctctctctgcaacgtataagtatatattattattattctttgttattatacatattactatattaaattatatataaaagtatttttcatttacttacattcgcAGCTACTAGGCtggccaggttaggcctagccGTCCCCCGAGCCAACTGCCCcaatatatttcgccactgcgactgtaacataacagcagaaatagaagtatatatattataaatatacattctgttttgtacaaatatattgcatatacttacagctctcCCAGACTCGTATGCgccagcgatttctcgctgccgcgccaGAATTAAGTCAAGCGACTCTGCGGTGTTCTCCGCTGCCGCGGTTGCTGTTGTAGCGGAGCTCGTCTCCGCTGCTGCGTTGGTTGCAGCTGTAGCGGAGCTCGTCTCCGCTGCTGCGTTGGTTGCAGCTGTTGCGGAGGTTGCCTCCGCTGCTGCGCTAGTTGTAGCCGTTGCGGAGACTGCCTCCGCTACTGTGGCCGTGTTATTCGGTATTCTAATCTTTTCAAATTCACTTGTAATTTTAtccatggttctaaaaaaaaaaaataatattattaacacattgcggacggct comes from Megalopta genalis isolate 19385.01 unplaced genomic scaffold, iyMegGena1_principal scaffold0077, whole genome shotgun sequence and encodes:
- the LOC143261977 gene encoding uncharacterized protein LOC143261977 yields the protein MDKITSEFEKIRIPNNTATVAEAVSATATTSAAAEATSATAATNAAAETSSATAATNAAAETSSATTATAAAENTAESLDLILARQREIAGAYESGRASQWRNILGQLARGTARPNLASLVAANRELKKLFKRTVYGPQKRGNEKRRGRGERGGRGGRGGRGGRGGSAKYIVNFY